Below is a window of Thermocrinis jamiesonii DNA.
TGGGCACTGGTATGGAAAGTATAGTAGCGCGGGACAGCGGAGCGGTGGTAATTGCAAAGAGAGGTGGAGTGGTGGAAGAGGTGGACGGTAAGATAATCGTAGTGAGGGTAAATCCGGAAGAAATAGACCTAAACGATCCAACGGATATAGGCATAGACATATATGAGCTTGAAAAATTCAAGAGGACTAACCAAAATACCTGCATAAATCAGAGACCCTTAGTATTCAAAGGTCAGGTGGTAAAGAAAGGGGATGTGCTTGCAGATGGCCAATCAACCTACAAAGGAGAGCTTGCCTTAGGGAAGGATGTTTTGGTAGCCTTCATGCCATGGAGAGGCTATAACTTTGAGGATGCCATAGTCATATCAGAGCGTTTGGTCAAGGATGACGTATACACCTCCATTCACATAGAAGAGTTGGAGGTGGAAGCAAGAGAAACCAAGCTGGGCTATGAGGAAATAACCCGCTCTATTCCGGGAGTGCCAGAAAAGGCACTGGCTCACCTAGATGAATTTGGCATAGTAAAAATCGGAACATACGTCAAACCAGGGGACATTTTGGTTGGAAAGGTTTCTCCTAAGGGTGAAAGCCAGCTAACACCTGAGGAAAAGCTCCTGCAGGCTATATTTGGAGAGAAGTCAAGGGATGTAAAGGATACGTCCCTTAGGTGTCCTCCGGGTGTGGAAGGGGTAGTGGTGGATGTAAAGATCTTTGCAAGAAAGATAGGTGAAAAAAGAAATTACTTGGCAGAGTATGTAGAAAGACAGGAAAGGGAAGCGTTGGAAGCAGAACTTGAAAAGAAGAAAAAGCTCATAGTGGAGGGCAGGAACAAGCTGATAAAGAGCTTGGTTTTGGGTAAAGCCTTGGACAAAGACATAACTGTAAAGAAGAAGACCTATCCAAAGGGAACGGTTATAGACGAATCACTGTTTGAATTGCTTTTAAATTACATAATCACCAAGCCGGAGAATCTGTTTGATGACGAATCGCTCTGCGAGAAAATAAGGGAGATAAGAGATAGGACAAGGTTCCAAACAGAAATGATTTCAAAAATTTACGAAGAGAAAATGGAAGCCATAGGCAAGAGGGGTGAGCTACCTCAAGGAGTAATTACTCTCGTAAAGGTTTATATAGCTCAGAAGAGAAAGATAAAGGTAGGGGACAAAATGGCAGGTAGGCACGGAAACAAAGGTGTTATATCGGTGGTCTTGCCTGTGGAGGATATGCCCTTCCTTGAAGACGGAACACCGGTGGATATAGTCCTTAATCCTTTGGGTGTTCCATCCCGTATGAACGTAGGTCAGATACTTGAGACACACTTAGGATGGGCTTCAAAGGAACTTGGGAAAAAACTAAGTAAGCTTATACAAGAAATGAAGGATAGAAAGGAAATTACAGAGTTTTTGAAAAGAATCTACAGCGTGGGTGACACACCAGATGGTCAAAACGTAAAGGCTATTGAAGACTTTCTAAATTCTCTTACCGATCAAGAATTTAAGGAGATTGTTCAAGAGTATGCGGAATATGGCATACCCATGGCTACTCCCGTTTTTGAAGGAGCCAGTGAGGAACACATAAAAGAGCTCTTAAGAATGGCAGGTCTTCCGGAAGATGGAAAGACTGTGCTTTACGATGGAAGAACGGGAGAACCTTTTGACATGAGGGTGACCGTTGGTTACATGCACATGTTAAAGCTCATACATATGGTGGATGATAAGATCCATGCAAGGAGCACAGGTCCCTATTCGTTGGTCACTCAACAGCCTTTGGGTGGTAGAGCTCAGTTTGGTGGGCAAAGACTTGGAGAGATGGAGGTTTGGGCTTTGGAAGCCCACGGTGCAGCTTACACCTTGCAAGAAATGCTCACGGTAAAGTCCGACGACATTGAAGGAAGAACCAAGGTTTACGAATCTATAGTTAAAGGTAAATACATGTATTCCCCCGGCATACCAGAATCCTTTAGAGTTTTGGTAAGAGAACTAAAAGCCTTGGGCTTGGATGTAAGATGTGAAAACGGGGCAAATATGCCCTGTGATCAAGTGAAAAAGACGGAGGAAGAAACATGAGAAAAGGTTTGCTTCCCTTTGAAAGAATAAAATTGATGCTGGCTTCCCCAGAAGAGATAAGAAGCTGGAGCTATGGGGAAGTCAAAAAACCTGAAACCATAAATTACAGAACCCACAAGCCGGAAAAAGATGGTCTTTTCTGCGCAAAGATATTTGGACCTATAAAGGATTACGAGTGCCTTTGCGGTAAATACAGAGGAAAGAGGTATGAAGGAACAATATGTGACAGGTGTGGTGTGGAAGTCACAAGATCTTACGTTCGTAGAGAAAGGTTTGGACACATAGAGCTTGCTGCTCCAGTAGTGCACATATGGTTTTTAAAGAGCACTCCCTCTAAGATCGCCACCCTTTTGGGTCTGTCCTCAAGGGATGTGGAGAGGATCATCTACTTTGAATCTTACTTAGTTATAGAGTACCCAAGCGAGGATGAAAGGACAGCCTTTGAACAGTCCGAAGATAGCATACCCATCAAGGACGATATGGGCAATACGGTGTTTGTAAAACTTCATGTGGTCGATGAAGACAGATACCTTAGCGAATATGCAGTTAATCTGGAGCACAAATATGAAGGCGGTATGGGAGCAGAGGTCATAAAAAGGGTGCTATCAGCTCTTGATTTGGAAGCTTATGCCAAAAAACTGAGGGCCGAGGTCAAACCTTATAGTCTTTCCTTTGAGGATATGAACAAAGAGTTAGAAGTAAAGTACAAAAAACTCTATCATAAGATGGTAAAAGCTGTAGCGGACAATTTCAGACTTTATGGCATAGAGCTATCGCTTCCAGAAGGTATGACCTTAGATCAGGCTCTTTTGGGTGTGTTTAACGAAGAGTTGTATCTGGACGTTCAAAATGGAGAAATACGCAGCCAAGACTGTGAAGGCTGTTTAACAGGCAACAGAGCTATACGGGAGTTTTATGAGTACCAAAGGTCCAAGAGGAAGGACATTCCAGTTTTTGAAAAGATTGAGGAAGATATAAGGAATACGGTTCTTAGGGAACTTTCAGAAAGCAAGATTAAAAAACAGCTCAGAGTGTTAAAACTTGTAGAAAGTTTTATAAAGAGTGGGAACAAGCCTGAGTGGATGGTTCTTGAAGTTCTGCCTGTCCTTCCACCAGAACTTAGACCATTGGTTGCTTTGGACGGAGGCAGGTTTGCTACCTCAGACCTTAATGACCTTTACAGAAGGATCATAAACAGAAACAACAGGTTGAAAAGACTCATAGAGTTGGATGCTCCTGAGATAATAATAAGAAACGAAAAGAGAATGCTTCAGGAAGTAGTCAATGCTCTCATAGATAACGGTAAAGGTGGAAGAGTCATAACCCAAAACGGAAGACCTCTCAAATCCTTGGCAGATTATCTAAAAGGTAAGCAGGGAAGGTTTAGGCAAAACCTTCTTGGAAAAAGGGTAGATTACTCTGGAAGGTCTGTCATAGTAGTTGGTCCTGAGCTTAAAATGCATCAGTGTGGTCTTCCCAGAATAATGGCCCTTGAGCTTTTCAAACCCTTTGTATACAGAAGACTGGAAGAGAAAGGCTATGCTACTTCCATCAAAAGTGCTAAAAAGCTCGTAGAAAACAAGGCTCCTGAAGTTTGGGAGTGCTTAGAAGAGGTGGTAAAACAGCATCCAGTTCTGCTCAACAGAGCGCCTACCCTTCACAGGATGTCCATCCAAGCTTTTGAACCAGTGCTCGTGGATGGAAAGGCTATACAGCTTCACCCTCTGGTATGCCCTCCATTTAATGCGGACTTTGATGGGGACCAAATGGCAGTTCATGTTCCTTTAGGTATCCACGCCCAGCTGGAAGCTTACATACTCATGCTTTCCACCCAAAACATACTCTCACCAGCTCATGGAAAGCCCATAACTTTGCCTTCCCAAGATATTGTGCTTGGCCTTTACTATCTGAGTCAGATGGTTAGGGGTGTAAAGGGGGAAGGTAAGCTCTTTTACAGCAGAGAACAGGTTTTGCTTGCGTTAGAGAACGGCGTGGTGGATGTGCATGCTCCAATAAAGCTAAGACTGGAGGACGGAAAAGTTATAGAAACCACTCCCGGAAGAGTGCTTATAAACAGCGTACTTCCAAAGGACTTTCCCTTCTTGAATGAGGTCTTAGACAAAAAAGCTATTTCAAAGCTTATTTCCAAAATTTACGAAATGTATGGAGTAGAAGTAACCGCTCAAGTTCTTGATAACATCAAAGACCTTGGCTTTATGATGGCAACTAAAGCAGGCGTTTCCATAGGCATAGAAGACCTTCAGGTACCAGCGGTGAAAAAGGACATACTCAAAGAAGCATTCCAACAAACAGATGAAATATTTGAACTCTACAGAAAAGGGATCCTAACATCAAAAGAAAGATACAACCGAATCATTGACCTTTGGTCAGAGATAACGGACAGGGTATCCCGAGCTATGTTTGATGAGATAGAAAAGTCTTCCCGTCAGGAGAGGGACAAAGTCTACCCTGGAACCTTTAACCCTATATACATGATGGCAAACTCTGGTGCAAGAGGTAACAGAGATCAGATAAGACAGCTTGCTGCGATGAGGGGACTTATGGCAAAGCACACGGGTGAGTTTATAGAAACCCCCATAACTGCAAACTTCAGGGAAGGACTTTCTGTGCTTGAATACTTTATTTCAACCTACGGTGCAAGAAAGGGTCTTGCGGACACAGCTCTAAAGACAGCCTTTGCAGGTTATCTTACCAGAAGACTTGTGGACGTAACCCAAGACATAATGATTACCAAAAGGGATTGTGGAACTACCAAAGGAATAGAGATGACCGCCATAGTGGAAGGAGGAGAGGAAAAGGTTCCCTTAAAAGACAGGATTATAGGAAGGACGCTGGCAGAAGACGTAATGGACCCATACACAGGAGAGGTTATCGCAGAGAGGAATACCATAATAGATCCAGAACTTGCGGAGAAGATAGTGCATAGGGGTATAGAAAAGGTTAAAGTGCGCTCACCTTTGACGTGCGAAGCGGAGTTTGGCATATGTGCTATGTGTTATGGTTGGGACTTGTCTCAGCGCAAGCTTGTGGATATAGGAGAGGCTGTTGGGATCATAGCTGCCCAGTCCATAGGAGAGCCAGGAACACAGCTAACGATGAGAACATTCCACATAGGCGGTGCGGCAATAGCGGAAAGGGCCAAGGGAGAGCTTTTGAACGAAACAGAAGGAAGAGTAAAGTTTTACAACATTAAGCTTATAACCGACAGAAACGGAAGAAAGATAAACATTTCAAAGGACGGTGCCATAGGCATACTGGATAAGGATGGGAGGATGGTAGAAAGGCACGCAGTTCCGTATTCTGCAGTGATCAAGGTAGAGGAGGATGCATGGGTTAAAGAAAACACTGTTTTGGCAGAATGGGACCCATTCAACACCTACATAATAGCAGAAGTCTCCGGAAAGGTAGAACTGAAGGATATAGCCTTAGATATAACCGTAAAGGAAGAGAGAGATCCATTAACAGGAAAGACCTCTACAGTAGTGTCCTTTACCAGGCCAAAGGACGCTATGCTCCACACCCCAAGGATCGTTGTGGTTACTGAAGATGGAAAAGAGGTGGTTTATGACCTTCCAGTAAACTCCATCATAAGCATTCCACCTGAGCAAATAAGTATGGAGTGGTACCTTTGCCCAACCTGCACCGAATCGGAAGGGACAGAAATCCAGCACAAATACTACGTAGTAAAAGATTTCTGGGTAGAGCCTGGAGATGTGTTAGCCAGAATCCCCAAAGAGATGGCAAAGGTTAAGGACATCGTAGGAGGTCTGCCTCGGGTAGAAGAGCTTTTCGAAGCAAGGCGTCCTAAGAATCCAGCCATTCTATCTGAAATAGATGGAACTGTAAAGATCTACGAGGATGCGGACGAAGTTATACTTTTCAATCCAAAAACTGGTGAAACGAGAAAATATGATATCAAGAAAGATGAGTACATTTTGGTTACTCACGGACAGTTTATACAGAAAGGTACAAAGATTACGGACAGTATTACAGCAGATATGGATGGTCAGGTTAGGATAAAGGGAAGAGGATTTAAGGTTGTGGTGTATAACAAAGAAACAGGCCTACAGAGGGAATACTTTGTGCCGAAAGGTAAGCACCTTCAAGTTAGGGATGGAGATACTGTCTCTGCGGGAGACCCATTAACCGACGGCATACCAGACCCACATGAAATCCTTAGGATCAAGGGAGTGGACGAACTACATAAGTTCCTTTTGAAAGAAGTGCAAATGGTATATAGACTGCAAGGAGTAGAAATAAACGATAAGCACTTTGAAATAGTAATCAGACAGATGCTAAGAAAAAGAAGGGTTATAGATCCAGGAGACAGCAGGTTCCTGATCAATGAAGAGGTGGATGTGGAAGAATTGAGAGAAGAGATAAAAAGGATAAAAGAAGAGGGTGGTAAAATCCCAAAGGTTGAACCCATCCTCGTTGGTATATCCAAAGCGGCACTAACTTCCAGCAGTTGGATATCTGCCGCTTCCTTCCAAGAAACTACAAAGGTGCTCACAGATGCCGCCTGCGAAGGAAAAGTGGATGAGCTAAGAGGAATAAAGGAAAACGTCATCATAGGTAATATCATTCCTGCTGGAACTGGTGTGGGAGAATACAGCTTGTTGGAAGTAGAAGAGGTGGAAGTTAAAAAAGGTATGGTATAATAAATAGCTTTAGGAGGTAGGAATGCCGACCTTTAATCAGTTGGTTAAGTATGGAAGAGAGAAAAAGAAGAAAAAGAGTAAAGCGCCTGCTTTGCAAGGTAATCCCCAAAAGAGGGGTATTTGCGTCAGGGTCTATACCGTTACTCCAAAGAAGCCAAACTCTGCTCTGAGAAAGGTTGCAAGGGTTAGATTGTCCAACGGCATAGAGGTAACAGCTTACATTCCGGGAGAAGGACACAACCTGCAGGAACACTCCATAGTTTTGGTTAGAGGAGGTAGGGTAAAGGACTTGCCTGGCGTTAGATACAAAATCATAAGGGGTGCCTTAGACGCTGCAGGAGTTGCCAACAGAAAGCAGTCTAGGTCTAAGTACGGTGTAAAAAAACCAAAACAGCAAGCTCAAGCGGGAGGTAAAAAGTAATGCCAAGGAAAGGTCCAGTTAAACCAAGAGAGATTCCACCAGATCCAAAATACGGAGACGTGATAGTTCATAAGCTCATAAACAAAGTGATGAAGGACGGTAAAAAAAGCGTGGCAGAATGGATAGTATACACAGCCTTGGAAGAAGCTTCCAAGGTAGCCAAGATGCATCCGGTAGAACTTTTGCACAAAGTTGTGGATGCTCTAAAGCCCGAGTATGAAGTAAGGCCCAGAAGGGTAGGAGGAGCAACCTACCAGGTTCCCATAGAGGTTCCTCCAAGAAGGCAGATCAGTTTGGCTTTAAAGTGGTTGGTAGAAGCAGCAAGAGAAAGACCTAGACACAGAGGAAGCTATACTATGGTAGAGAGGCTAAAAGCAGAACTGTTGGATGTTTTGGAAGGTAAAGGTGGAGCTATAAAGAAAAAAGAAGAAATGCACAGGATGGCAGAAGCAAATAAAGTTTTTGCTCATTTTAGATGGTAAGGAGGTAAGAAATGCCAAGGTTGGTCCCTATAGAGAAACTAAGAAACATAGGTATAGTTGCACATATAGATGCAGGTAAGACCACCACCACTGAAAGGATACTGTATTACACAGGAAAAACCTACAAAATAGGAGAGGTGCACGAAGGTGCTGCAACCATGGACTGGATGCCCCAGGAAAAGGAAAGGGGTATAACCATAACCGCAGCTACCACTGCGTGCTACTGGAAAGACCACCAAATAAACATCATAGACACACCGGGTCACGTGGACTTTTCTGTGGAAGTGGTGCGATCCATGAAGGTTTTGGACGGCATCATTTTCATATTCTCCGCAGTGGAAGGTGTGCAACCTCAGTCTGAGGCAAACTGGAGGTGGGCAGACAGATTTGGCGTGCCAAGAATTGCCTTCATAAATAAGTTGGACAGGCTCGGCGCAGATTTCTACAGAGTTTTCAAAGAAATAGAAAACAAACTTAGCATTAGACCGGTTGCTATTCAAATACCCATAGGTGCAGAAGATCAGTTCAAAGGCGTAATAGACCTTATGCAAATGAAGGCTATCATTTGGCTTGAGGAAACGCTGGGTGCTCGATACGAAACAGTGGATATACCAGAGGATTACAAGGAAAAAGCTCAGGAATGGAGAGCAAAAATGGTGGAGGCTATAGTAGAACAGGATGATGAGCTCATGATGAAGTATTTAGAGGGTGAAGAAATTGAGGTAGAAGAACTCAAGAAAGTGCTAAGAAAAGCTACCATAGAGAGAAAGCTTGTGCCAGTTCTGTGTGGTGCTGCCTTCAAAAACAAGGGGATACAGCCCCTTTTG
It encodes the following:
- the rpsG gene encoding 30S ribosomal protein S7 yields the protein MPRKGPVKPREIPPDPKYGDVIVHKLINKVMKDGKKSVAEWIVYTALEEASKVAKMHPVELLHKVVDALKPEYEVRPRRVGGATYQVPIEVPPRRQISLALKWLVEAARERPRHRGSYTMVERLKAELLDVLEGKGGAIKKKEEMHRMAEANKVFAHFRW
- the rpsL gene encoding 30S ribosomal protein S12 translates to MPTFNQLVKYGREKKKKKSKAPALQGNPQKRGICVRVYTVTPKKPNSALRKVARVRLSNGIEVTAYIPGEGHNLQEHSIVLVRGGRVKDLPGVRYKIIRGALDAAGVANRKQSRSKYGVKKPKQQAQAGGKK
- the rpoC gene encoding DNA-directed RNA polymerase subunit beta' encodes the protein MRKGLLPFERIKLMLASPEEIRSWSYGEVKKPETINYRTHKPEKDGLFCAKIFGPIKDYECLCGKYRGKRYEGTICDRCGVEVTRSYVRRERFGHIELAAPVVHIWFLKSTPSKIATLLGLSSRDVERIIYFESYLVIEYPSEDERTAFEQSEDSIPIKDDMGNTVFVKLHVVDEDRYLSEYAVNLEHKYEGGMGAEVIKRVLSALDLEAYAKKLRAEVKPYSLSFEDMNKELEVKYKKLYHKMVKAVADNFRLYGIELSLPEGMTLDQALLGVFNEELYLDVQNGEIRSQDCEGCLTGNRAIREFYEYQRSKRKDIPVFEKIEEDIRNTVLRELSESKIKKQLRVLKLVESFIKSGNKPEWMVLEVLPVLPPELRPLVALDGGRFATSDLNDLYRRIINRNNRLKRLIELDAPEIIIRNEKRMLQEVVNALIDNGKGGRVITQNGRPLKSLADYLKGKQGRFRQNLLGKRVDYSGRSVIVVGPELKMHQCGLPRIMALELFKPFVYRRLEEKGYATSIKSAKKLVENKAPEVWECLEEVVKQHPVLLNRAPTLHRMSIQAFEPVLVDGKAIQLHPLVCPPFNADFDGDQMAVHVPLGIHAQLEAYILMLSTQNILSPAHGKPITLPSQDIVLGLYYLSQMVRGVKGEGKLFYSREQVLLALENGVVDVHAPIKLRLEDGKVIETTPGRVLINSVLPKDFPFLNEVLDKKAISKLISKIYEMYGVEVTAQVLDNIKDLGFMMATKAGVSIGIEDLQVPAVKKDILKEAFQQTDEIFELYRKGILTSKERYNRIIDLWSEITDRVSRAMFDEIEKSSRQERDKVYPGTFNPIYMMANSGARGNRDQIRQLAAMRGLMAKHTGEFIETPITANFREGLSVLEYFISTYGARKGLADTALKTAFAGYLTRRLVDVTQDIMITKRDCGTTKGIEMTAIVEGGEEKVPLKDRIIGRTLAEDVMDPYTGEVIAERNTIIDPELAEKIVHRGIEKVKVRSPLTCEAEFGICAMCYGWDLSQRKLVDIGEAVGIIAAQSIGEPGTQLTMRTFHIGGAAIAERAKGELLNETEGRVKFYNIKLITDRNGRKINISKDGAIGILDKDGRMVERHAVPYSAVIKVEEDAWVKENTVLAEWDPFNTYIIAEVSGKVELKDIALDITVKEERDPLTGKTSTVVSFTRPKDAMLHTPRIVVVTEDGKEVVYDLPVNSIISIPPEQISMEWYLCPTCTESEGTEIQHKYYVVKDFWVEPGDVLARIPKEMAKVKDIVGGLPRVEELFEARRPKNPAILSEIDGTVKIYEDADEVILFNPKTGETRKYDIKKDEYILVTHGQFIQKGTKITDSITADMDGQVRIKGRGFKVVVYNKETGLQREYFVPKGKHLQVRDGDTVSAGDPLTDGIPDPHEILRIKGVDELHKFLLKEVQMVYRLQGVEINDKHFEIVIRQMLRKRRVIDPGDSRFLINEEVDVEELREEIKRIKEEGGKIPKVEPILVGISKAALTSSSWISAASFQETTKVLTDAACEGKVDELRGIKENVIIGNIIPAGTGVGEYSLLEVEEVEVKKGMV